A stretch of the Drosophila sulfurigaster albostrigata strain 15112-1811.04 chromosome 2L, ASM2355843v2, whole genome shotgun sequence genome encodes the following:
- the LOC133850794 gene encoding uncharacterized protein LOC133850794 — protein MVTEKSNSTSILQHIEAGLNVLNQLCIGFITFWISWNCLRVGLTGIRLHVWLVTFGFVFLMAEAMMCFYNGNWLTLRYTRKRKTAIHVVLQILGGGMGVAGCLVQLIRDDWSISVTIHARLGFAAFILCLIALLSGITAVLARSMSKLVSPLANKTFHVVLSLGTFVTAMLAQFYGYTQTGIFKGQGQDFVILMQVVTMIAMVLTCIAAFKSLYHKYVSFTS, from the coding sequence ATGGTAACAGAAAAATCCAACTCAACCAGTATCCTGCAACACATCGAGGCAGGTCTAAATGTCCTCAATCAACTGTGCATCGGCTTTATTACATTTTGGATATCATGGAACTGTCTACGTGTTGGCTTGACGGGCATTCGCCTTCACGTCTGGCTGGTAACCTTCGGATTTGTGTTTCTGATGGCCGAGGCCATGATGTGCTTCTACAATGGCAACTGGCTGACACTACGATACACTCGCAAGCGCAAAACCGCCATTCATGTAGTGCTCCAGATTCTTGGTGGCGGCATGGGCGTAGCTGGTTGCCTCGTCCAGCTGATACGTGATGACTGGTCCATTTCAGTGACCATCCATGCGAGATTGGGGTTCGCAGCGTTTATTCTGTGTCTAATCGCCCTCTTAAGTGGAATAACCGCTGTTCTGGCGCGCAGCATGTCCAAGCTTGTGTCGCCGTTGGCCAACAAAACGTTTCATGTAGTTCTGAGCCTGGGCACATTTGTGACTGCAATGCTTGCCCAGTTCTACGGTTACACACAGACAGGTATATTTAAGGGACAAGGACAAGACTTTGTTATTCTTATGCAAGTTGTGACGATGATCGCTATGGTCCTAACTTGTATTGCAGCGTTCAAGTCGCTGTATCACAAATATGTTAGCTTCACAAGCTAA